A DNA window from Micromonospora sp. NBC_01739 contains the following coding sequences:
- a CDS encoding SRPBCC family protein produces MDLRFKIAGRISRPVHEVFEAVVDPEQLSHYFTTGGAKGRLATGATVSWDFADFPGAFPVEVVEVQQDRRIVLRWAADDGEESTGVYQTTVTMEFEPLGADRTLVTIAEEGWRPTPQGQRASYGNCEGWTNMLCCLKAWLEHGIELRTGFYA; encoded by the coding sequence ATGGACCTGCGGTTCAAGATCGCCGGCCGGATCAGCCGTCCGGTGCATGAGGTTTTCGAGGCCGTCGTCGACCCGGAGCAGCTCTCCCACTACTTCACCACCGGGGGAGCCAAGGGACGGCTGGCCACCGGGGCCACCGTCAGCTGGGACTTCGCCGACTTCCCCGGCGCCTTCCCGGTCGAGGTGGTCGAGGTGCAGCAGGACCGACGGATCGTGCTGCGCTGGGCGGCCGACGACGGCGAGGAGTCGACCGGGGTCTACCAGACGACCGTCACCATGGAGTTCGAGCCGCTGGGCGCCGACCGCACCCTGGTCACCATCGCCGAGGAGGGCTGGCGACCCACCCCGCAGGGACAGCGTGCCTCGTACGGCAACTGTGAGGGGTGGACGAACATGCTCTGCTGCCTCAAGGCGTGGCTGGAGCACGGCATCGAGCTACGGACCGGCTTCTACGCCTGA
- a CDS encoding M36 family metallopeptidase, with amino-acid sequence MPSSPRRSRGRRNAALVLSTTLVVSLTSVSTPAAAAPEEGTGTPNPIFLTGPNEGAPEALAVNYLRANPVQHGVGAADLSDLAVASMYTSRHNGVTHVNLAQRHQNLEVFGATATVNLARDGSVVFVGDSLVADLAEKASGAASLDAVEAVEAAAEALDLADPKSPRVMSRAGGAAQRTVVSGSGISEQPIPAKLGWQPTEEGLRLAWQLVIDDSSDPHLWNVAVDAQTGELLDSDDWTTHDSPEDLAATLGRPEQQAATAAADIEIPTVLPRNQVLDGSSYRVFEFPKNDANEGPRNLVTNPAEGTASPYGWHDTDGVPGPEYTITRGNNAHAYTDRDANNQVDPGSSPDGGPGLNFDFPADLDEHPQTYRDAAVVNQFYWCNVVHDLTYGYGFDEPAGNFQVNNYGRGGVGGDDVMCEAHDGSGQNNANFSTPAMDGGRPRMQMFLWPGNQFGLPNAVTVGSGAGAATYQAEYARFTPAPTRAGFAGAMALVDDGVGNTGDGCTAYSLPAGAIAVLDRSSSCNYHTQVSNAEQAGAAAVVVVNNVASAPVVMNGSMNPAVGIPAVMVSQADGNAIKAALPSAGRVHRNLDRPAMRDASFRAETIFHEYGHGVSLRLTGGPTVNCLTGNEQMGEGWSDFLAIVSLINPSLDNPEGPRGYGQYALFQDSRTGDGFRPRPYSRNMEIQPFTYDSIKTGGWLNGTSLAAPHGIGHGWAAVLWDMTWDLIDRHGFNPNVYDPWNTGGNNLALQLVMDGLKMQGCGPGFVTGRNAIIAADAALTGGENSCTLWASFARRGLGYSAVQGTTNRDDNSEAFDTHPSCRGDFINRSGMNTVSAGSAVPMQFQLAGNRGLDILASNSPYSRLVDCDTLQTVHPDGSITPRPTPVKAVNPGNSKMSANANGRYNYVWKTDPAWAGTCREFVLTLDNGFQYRTYFKFVG; translated from the coding sequence GTGCCCTCATCCCCCCGGAGATCTCGTGGTCGACGCAACGCCGCGCTGGTGTTGTCCACCACCCTCGTCGTGTCCCTGACATCGGTTTCCACACCCGCCGCCGCGGCGCCGGAGGAAGGGACCGGAACCCCTAATCCGATCTTCCTCACCGGCCCGAACGAGGGTGCCCCGGAGGCCCTCGCCGTCAACTACCTGCGGGCCAACCCGGTCCAGCACGGGGTCGGCGCCGCCGACCTCAGCGACCTCGCGGTGGCCTCGATGTACACCAGCCGACACAACGGGGTCACCCATGTGAACCTGGCCCAGCGGCACCAGAACCTGGAGGTGTTCGGGGCCACCGCCACGGTGAACCTGGCCCGGGACGGCAGTGTCGTCTTCGTCGGTGACAGCCTGGTGGCCGACCTGGCCGAGAAGGCCTCCGGCGCGGCCTCGCTGGACGCGGTCGAGGCGGTCGAGGCCGCGGCCGAGGCCCTGGACCTGGCCGATCCCAAGAGCCCACGGGTGATGAGCCGGGCCGGTGGTGCGGCCCAGCGGACCGTGGTCTCCGGCAGCGGCATCTCCGAGCAGCCGATTCCGGCGAAGCTGGGTTGGCAGCCGACCGAGGAGGGGCTGCGGCTGGCCTGGCAGCTGGTCATCGACGACTCCTCGGACCCGCACCTGTGGAACGTGGCCGTCGACGCGCAGACCGGTGAGCTGCTGGACAGCGACGACTGGACCACCCACGACAGTCCTGAGGACCTGGCCGCCACCCTGGGTCGGCCGGAGCAGCAGGCGGCCACCGCCGCCGCGGACATCGAGATCCCGACCGTCCTCCCGCGCAACCAGGTCCTCGACGGGTCCAGCTACCGGGTCTTCGAGTTCCCGAAGAACGACGCCAACGAGGGGCCGCGCAACCTGGTGACCAACCCGGCCGAGGGGACCGCCTCGCCGTACGGTTGGCACGACACCGACGGGGTCCCGGGTCCGGAGTACACCATCACCCGGGGCAACAACGCCCACGCCTACACCGACCGGGACGCCAACAACCAGGTCGACCCGGGCAGCTCCCCGGACGGCGGACCGGGTCTGAACTTCGACTTTCCGGCCGACCTGGACGAGCACCCGCAGACCTACCGGGACGCCGCGGTGGTCAACCAGTTCTACTGGTGCAACGTCGTCCACGACCTCACCTACGGCTACGGATTCGACGAGCCGGCCGGCAACTTCCAGGTCAACAACTACGGCCGTGGCGGGGTCGGCGGCGACGACGTGATGTGCGAGGCGCACGACGGCTCCGGCCAGAACAACGCCAACTTCTCCACCCCGGCGATGGACGGCGGCCGGCCCCGGATGCAGATGTTCCTCTGGCCGGGCAACCAGTTCGGCCTGCCCAACGCGGTGACGGTCGGCTCGGGTGCCGGCGCCGCGACCTACCAGGCGGAGTACGCCCGGTTCACCCCCGCGCCCACCCGCGCCGGCTTCGCCGGTGCCATGGCGCTTGTCGACGACGGTGTCGGCAACACCGGTGACGGCTGCACCGCGTACAGCCTGCCGGCCGGGGCGATCGCCGTGCTCGACCGCAGCAGCAGCTGCAACTACCACACCCAGGTCAGCAACGCCGAGCAGGCCGGGGCGGCCGCCGTGGTGGTGGTCAACAACGTGGCCAGCGCCCCGGTGGTGATGAACGGGTCGATGAACCCGGCGGTCGGCATCCCCGCGGTGATGGTGAGCCAGGCCGACGGCAACGCCATCAAGGCCGCCCTGCCCTCCGCCGGTCGGGTGCACCGCAACCTGGACCGCCCGGCCATGCGGGACGCCTCCTTCCGCGCGGAGACCATCTTCCACGAGTACGGCCACGGGGTCTCGCTACGGCTCACCGGTGGCCCGACGGTCAACTGCCTGACCGGTAACGAGCAGATGGGCGAGGGCTGGAGCGACTTCCTGGCGATCGTCTCCCTGATCAACCCCTCCCTCGACAACCCCGAGGGCCCGCGTGGCTACGGGCAGTACGCCCTGTTCCAGGACAGCCGCACCGGTGACGGTTTCCGGCCCCGTCCGTACTCCCGCAACATGGAGATCCAGCCCTTCACCTACGACAGCATCAAGACCGGTGGCTGGCTCAACGGCACCTCCCTGGCTGCCCCGCACGGCATCGGTCACGGCTGGGCCGCCGTGCTCTGGGACATGACCTGGGACCTGATCGACCGGCACGGGTTCAACCCGAACGTCTACGACCCGTGGAACACCGGGGGCAACAACCTGGCCCTGCAGCTGGTGATGGACGGGTTGAAGATGCAGGGCTGCGGCCCCGGCTTCGTCACCGGCCGCAACGCCATCATCGCCGCGGACGCCGCCCTGACCGGCGGGGAGAACTCCTGCACCCTGTGGGCCTCCTTCGCCCGCCGTGGGCTGGGCTACAGCGCCGTGCAGGGCACCACCAACCGGGACGACAACAGCGAGGCGTTCGACACCCACCCGTCCTGCCGGGGTGACTTCATCAACCGTTCGGGGATGAACACCGTCAGCGCCGGATCGGCCGTGCCGATGCAGTTCCAGCTGGCCGGCAACCGGGGCCTGGACATCCTGGCCAGCAACTCTCCCTACTCGCGTCTGGTGGACTGCGACACCCTGCAGACCGTGCACCCGGACGGGTCGATCACCCCGCGACCGACCCCGGTCAAGGCGGTCAACCCGGGTAACTCGAAGATGTCCGCCAACGCCAACGGTCGCTACAACTACGTGTGGAAGACCGACCCCGCCTGGGCCGGCACCTGCCGGGAGTTCGTGCTGACCCTCGACAACGGATTCCAGTACCGCACCTACTTCAAGTTCGTCGGCTGA
- a CDS encoding DUF6767 domain-containing protein, producing MTGRRPDARCPLRPDQPCTLCQLEVTGPQDCPLVYLVVTDEELWAGIREAARMHRPS from the coding sequence ATGACGGGCCGCAGACCGGACGCCAGGTGTCCGCTTCGCCCCGATCAGCCGTGCACTTTGTGCCAGTTGGAGGTCACCGGCCCACAGGACTGCCCGCTGGTCTACCTGGTGGTGACCGACGAGGAGTTGTGGGCGGGCATCCGAGAGGCGGCCCGCATGCATCGGCCGAGCTGA
- a CDS encoding M14 family zinc carboxypeptidase: protein MSVRLATAGLSLALLGTTAWAAPANASALPAVPPSSPSIHQITGYPRQNVLPVWPANPADASIPIGVIPYHDIAPKLNALQAASNRVSARVAGTSSGGHDLYAVVVTAPETRQQARQQEEWKRLIEEDPVRARTDRKLLAGYKTPLFINANIHGNEWEGTDAALRVIEEYATSRDPEVVRLLERNRLIFNVTANPDGRIAGTRPNGNGYDLNRDLTIVSQPETNLIRELIIDTKPIITLDLHGYVNPTLLHPSTPPHNVNNEYDLFIKHALPNALGIEEDLRALGHPETQRARIPFRDDAPGVWDDFPPIYVPSFALLQSSIPYTIEAPLNPRGANLTPQERVRRSGINTDVHEVAIKSSLRYIQDHRNQLIFDQAEVYRRGWAGEPLRDIPDGFVPGWGPEDNYQTVFPRGYVIPTGAGQRSEPAAARLVDLLIGSGGRVWRAKHPFRAAGKSYPAGSYVIDLHQPKRGLVNSLLEPGIDLTDRVDDLYAGPAAWSHGLTWGATVDTLWDAKLPKVQLTRVYDGVASGTLPPANTDVRLDIQDAADLLVVNSLIRKGLRVHRLADGSVVVQTSPGSRRLLQEAVRTHGVTFERAPARWRGTPVKEIVVGYLGGVEARDTLAALGFATRAVTAATLADTLTGEVDVLLVASNLNVAGLTPVNRAALDAFLARGGGVVGLGTAGASFGNATALLSVTATAGPSLASGVVNVVNRGGPVTAEASAYSFISQPVWFTNLGPGVSVEQSYAADPLLAGWWARTGANGQAAAADQASIVRSVSAGGNGVVLFGTNPTFRLHPKGLHPQLGRALLWAAQP, encoded by the coding sequence ATGTCCGTACGCCTGGCCACCGCCGGGCTCTCCCTAGCCCTGCTCGGCACGACAGCCTGGGCCGCGCCGGCCAACGCCTCGGCGTTGCCGGCCGTGCCACCGTCCTCACCGAGCATTCACCAGATCACCGGTTACCCCCGGCAGAACGTGCTCCCGGTCTGGCCGGCCAACCCCGCCGACGCCTCCATCCCGATCGGCGTCATCCCCTACCACGACATCGCCCCGAAGCTGAACGCGTTGCAGGCCGCCAGCAACCGGGTCTCCGCCCGGGTGGCCGGCACCTCCAGCGGCGGCCATGACCTGTACGCGGTCGTCGTCACCGCCCCGGAGACCCGGCAGCAGGCCCGCCAGCAGGAGGAGTGGAAGCGCCTCATCGAGGAGGACCCGGTCCGGGCCCGCACCGACCGCAAGCTGCTGGCCGGGTACAAGACCCCGCTGTTCATCAACGCCAACATCCACGGCAACGAGTGGGAGGGCACCGACGCGGCGCTGCGGGTCATCGAGGAGTACGCCACCAGCCGCGACCCCGAGGTGGTCCGGTTGCTGGAGCGCAACCGCCTGATCTTCAACGTGACCGCCAACCCGGACGGCCGGATCGCCGGCACCCGGCCCAACGGCAACGGGTACGACCTCAACCGGGATCTGACCATCGTCTCCCAGCCGGAGACGAACCTGATCCGCGAGCTGATCATCGACACCAAGCCGATCATCACCCTGGATCTGCACGGCTACGTCAACCCGACCCTGCTGCACCCGAGCACCCCGCCGCACAACGTCAACAACGAGTACGACCTGTTCATCAAGCACGCCCTGCCGAACGCCCTCGGCATCGAGGAGGACCTGCGAGCGCTCGGCCACCCCGAGACGCAGCGGGCCCGCATCCCGTTCCGGGACGACGCGCCGGGGGTCTGGGACGACTTCCCGCCGATCTACGTGCCGTCCTTCGCGTTGTTGCAGAGCAGCATCCCGTACACCATCGAGGCGCCGCTGAACCCGCGCGGGGCCAACCTGACCCCGCAGGAGCGGGTGCGGCGCTCCGGCATCAACACCGACGTGCACGAGGTGGCGATCAAGTCCTCGCTGCGCTACATCCAGGACCACCGCAACCAACTGATCTTCGACCAGGCGGAGGTCTACCGGCGCGGCTGGGCCGGTGAGCCGTTGCGGGACATCCCGGACGGCTTCGTGCCGGGCTGGGGCCCGGAGGACAACTACCAGACGGTCTTCCCCCGGGGGTACGTGATCCCGACCGGCGCCGGGCAGCGCTCCGAGCCGGCCGCCGCACGCCTGGTGGACCTGCTGATCGGCAGCGGTGGCCGGGTGTGGCGGGCCAAGCACCCCTTCCGGGCCGCCGGCAAGAGCTACCCGGCCGGCTCGTACGTCATCGACCTGCACCAACCCAAGCGGGGCCTGGTCAACTCCCTGCTGGAACCGGGCATCGATCTGACCGACCGGGTGGACGACCTCTACGCCGGTCCGGCGGCCTGGAGCCACGGGCTGACCTGGGGTGCCACCGTCGACACCCTGTGGGACGCCAAGCTGCCCAAGGTGCAGCTGACCCGGGTGTACGACGGGGTGGCCAGCGGCACCCTGCCGCCGGCCAACACCGACGTGCGGCTCGACATCCAGGACGCCGCCGACCTGCTGGTGGTCAACTCGCTGATCCGCAAGGGCCTGCGGGTGCACCGGCTGGCCGACGGGTCCGTGGTGGTGCAGACCAGCCCGGGCAGCCGCAGGCTGCTTCAGGAGGCGGTCCGCACCCACGGGGTCACCTTCGAGCGGGCTCCGGCCCGCTGGCGGGGCACCCCGGTCAAGGAGATCGTCGTCGGCTACCTGGGTGGCGTGGAGGCCCGCGACACCCTGGCCGCCCTGGGCTTCGCCACCCGGGCGGTCACCGCCGCGACCCTCGCCGACACCCTCACCGGGGAGGTCGACGTGCTGCTGGTGGCGAGCAACCTCAACGTGGCCGGCCTGACCCCGGTCAACCGGGCGGCGTTGGACGCCTTCCTGGCCCGCGGCGGCGGGGTGGTCGGCCTCGGTACCGCCGGGGCGAGCTTCGGCAACGCGACCGCGCTGCTCAGCGTCACCGCCACCGCCGGGCCGTCGCTGGCCAGCGGGGTGGTCAACGTGGTGAACCGGGGTGGCCCGGTCACCGCCGAGGCCAGCGCGTACAGCTTCATCAGTCAGCCGGTCTGGTTCACCAACCTGGGCCCGGGGGTCAGCGTGGAGCAGTCGTACGCGGCGGACCCCCTGCTGGCCGGCTGGTGGGCGAGGACCGGGGCCAACGGGCAGGCCGCCGCCGCTGACCAGGCCAGCATCGTGCGCAGCGTCAGCGCCGGCGGCAACGGGGTGGTGCTCTTCGGCACCAACCCGACCTTCCGGCTGCACCCTAAGGGGCTGCACCCGCAGCTGGGTCGGGCTCTGCTGTGGGCCGCCCAACCGTGA
- a CDS encoding ArsR/SmtB family transcription factor, whose product MSDGRAEPDNPDQDLDEVFKALASPTRRRLLDLLKDQARTTGDLCERLAPLDRTTVLQHLRVLEAAGLVIAQRKGRERWNHLDPLPIKRIHDRWIGAYASAAVDRLAALRSTLERPTSG is encoded by the coding sequence ATGTCAGACGGTCGCGCCGAGCCCGACAACCCGGACCAGGATCTGGACGAGGTGTTCAAGGCGCTCGCCTCACCGACCCGACGGCGCCTCCTCGACCTGCTCAAGGACCAGGCCCGCACCACCGGCGACCTGTGCGAACGGCTGGCCCCCCTGGACCGGACCACGGTGCTGCAACACCTGCGGGTGCTGGAGGCCGCCGGGCTGGTCATCGCCCAACGCAAGGGGCGCGAACGGTGGAACCACCTGGATCCTCTGCCGATCAAGCGCATCCACGACCGGTGGATCGGGGCGTACGCCAGTGCGGCGGTGGACCGGCTGGCCGCCCTCAGGTCCACCCTGGAGCGACCCACCTCGGGATGA
- a CDS encoding putative leader peptide produces the protein MRSAYLTKRGHIDLLRVASAACRPCR, from the coding sequence GTGCGAAGCGCCTACCTGACGAAGCGAGGTCACATCGACCTCCTGCGCGTCGCCAGCGCTGCCTGTCGACCCTGCCGCTGA